One Dictyostelium discoideum AX4 chromosome 3 chromosome, whole genome shotgun sequence genomic region harbors:
- the aurK gene encoding Aurora family protein kinase, which produces MSYPNNKENSNNIGGGSFSVPSKQPQRVLQQQNTNINNHQTTSTVKSTITKPTTTGATTSTNTSTIPPTTTASSSSSSSSSSSSSSSSSSSSSSSSSQSVPKKKWCIDDFDIGKLLGMGRFGHVYLAREKKSQFIVALKVLFKNQLQTHNIEHQLRREIEIQSHLRHPNILRLFGYFYDDKRVFLIIEFAKGGECFKELQKVGSFNEQTAATYTLQIADALRYCHSKHVIHRDIKPENLLIGVGGEIKIADFGWSVHAPNTKRSTFCGTLEYLPPEVIEKKGYDQTADVWSLGILIFEFLVGRSPFTSDEEKNIFHNIQENDVYYPSSISPEAKDLISRLLVSDPHQRITLKDVINHPWIKKHAHPKSLEPTKLGLPLPSQMTY; this is translated from the exons atgagttatccaaataataaagaaaatagtaacaatattggtggtggttcaTTCTCAGTACCAAGTAAACAACCACAAAGAgtacttcaacaacaaaatacaaatataaataatcatcAAACAACATCGACtgttaaatcaacaattacaaaaccaacaacaactggGGCCACTACATCAACTAATACTTCAACAataccaccaacaacaacagcatcatcttcatcttcatcttcatcttcatcttcatcttcatcttcatcctcatcttcatcttcatcttcatcatctcaATCAGTACCAAAGAAAAAATGGTgtattgatgattttgatattggtaaattattaggAATGGGTAGATTTGGTCACGTTTATTTAGCAAGGGAGAAAAAGAGTCAATTCATTGTTGCACtcaaagttttatttaaaaatcaattacaaacACATAATATAGAGCATCAATTAAGAAGGGAAATTGAAATTCAATCTCATTTAAg ACATCCAAATATTTTAAGATTATTTGGATATTTTTATGATGATAAAAGAGTTTTcttaattattgaatttgccAAAGGTGGTGAATGTTTTAAAGAGTTACAAAAAGTCGGATCTTTTAATGAACAAACTGCTGCTACT tataCATTACAAATTGCAGATGCTTTGAGATATTGTCATTCAAAACATGTTATTCATAGAGATATTAAACCagaaaatcttttaattggtgttggt ggtgaaattaaaattgcaGATTTTGGATGGTCAGTTCATGCACCAAATACAAAGAGAAGTACATTTTGTGGTACATTAGAATATTTACCACCAGAAGTTATTGAAAAGAAAGGTTATGATCAAACAGCTGATGTTTGGAGTTTAGGTATTCTCATATTTGAGTTTTTAGTTGGTCGTTCACCTTTCACCTCTGATGAAGAGAAAAATATTTTCCACAATATACAAGAGAATGATGTTTATTATCCATCTTCAATATCACCTGAAgcaaaagatttaatttcaaga ttACTTGTATCAGATCCACATCAAAGAATTACATTAAAAGATGTTATTAACCATCCATGGATTAAAAAACATGCTCATCCAAAATCACTCGAGCCAACAAAATTGGGTCTTCCATTACCATCTCAAATGacttattaa
- the amfr gene encoding hypothetical protein, producing the protein MNIYIPIPVYVTLSVLLFSACIANIIVNTNIQNIQGELRQPIGIKELFFDNYINLVIIINTIFTLLIVFGKFIQYLFFGQLRDIEARNFNDRLWTYVVSKLIFIFAAKEPELGSLLVWGFWFSILCCLKLFSLLSRDRFDYLNTFLPNTHAKIHLKLLMLLVGILISDLIWFYFSITYFFGEGLSNLMLLNFECFTIFFETVQTLIKYSIHLFDLSSEDVWDKRGQYIYYTEFSTDSVILAGTCAHLIHIIIIQGFTPTLLHVVMFFYFKMVFGNLNRKITAYRNYCKLTSDMDNCYPNVGEKDLENYNDDCAICRDRMVTAKKLPCGHIFHHSCLRAWLEQHHSCPTCRRSLIDEHQHHLGNNGTATATIAGASGVTTTTTINGGTGSTSASTAIDPLSITSPSSSSSSPTGPEYSNGIPRTLSRQSLTASQYNNLVYNANYIHGLFENISTQTIQNDLLQTNNVNRTIDNILEGRLVEPSTLAQDNSNNNNNNNNNNNVVNNNNNNNNDNNDNSSDYSNSTNGTDSGEAMSPSKQTHFKDPNKKDQSMDGSGSSGSNNNKNNNNNNNNNNNNNNNNNNNKDKSNHSKLDEPVDSNNNINNNNNDNGDNNNDNNNNNNNNNQNEDKSSILPIKPLEKFSDSFKSTSQERYTSLQQRKKSMLEASRKQFLETMSEFKTD; encoded by the exons ATGAATATTTATATACCGATACCGGTTTATGTCACATTAAGCGTGTTGTTATTTTCAGCATGCATTGCCAATATCATtgtaaatacaaatattcaaaatatacAGGGTGAATTAAGGCAACCAATTGGAATAAAAGAGTTATTCTTtgataattatataaatttagttataataatcaatacaATTTTCACtcttttaatagtttttggTAAATTTATACAATACTTATTTTTTGGACAACTTAGAGACATTGAAGCAAGA aattttaatGATAGATTATGGACATATGtagtttcaaaattaatttttatatttgcaGCTAAAGAACCAGAATTAGGATCATTATTAGTTTGGGGATTTTGGTTTTCAATTTTATGTTgcttaaaattattttcccTATTATCAAGAGACAGATTTGATTAT ttgAATACATTTTTACCAAATACCCATgcaaaaattcatttaaagttATTGATGTTATTAGTTGGTATTTTAATTAGTGATTtaatttggttttatttCTCAATTACTTATTTCTTTGGTGAGGGTCTATCAAATTTaatgttattaaattttgaa tgttttacaatattttttgaaactgTTCAAACATtgattaaatattcaattcaTTTATTCGATTTATCATCAGAAGATGTTTGGGATAAAAGAGGacaatatatttattatacaGAGTTTTCAACAGATTCAGTAATTTTAGCAGGAACTTGTG cacatttaattcatattattattattcaaggGTTTACACCAACTTTATTACATGTTGTAATGTTTTTCTACTTTAAGATGGTGTTTGGAAATTTAAATAGAAAGATTACAGCATATAGAAACTATTGTAAATTAACTTCAGATATGGATAATTGTTATCCAAATGTAGgtgaaaaagatttagagaattataatgatgattGTGCAATTTGTAGAGATAGAATGGTTACCGCTAAAAAATTACCATGTGGTCATATATTTCATCA ttctTGTTTAAGAGCATGGTTAGAACAACATCACTCATGTCCAACTTGTAGAAgatcattaattgatgaacatcaacatcatttaggtaataatggtacagcaacagcaacaatagCAGGAGCATCAGGggtaacaacaacaacaactataaATGGTGGTACAGGATCAACATCAGCATCGACAGCAATAGATCCATTATCAATTACAtcaccatcttcatcttccTCATCACCAACAGGACCAGAATATTCAAATGGTATACCAAGAACCTTATCAAGGCAATCATTAACAGCATcacaatataataatttggtGTACAATGCAAACTATATTCAtggtttatttgaaaatatttcaacTCAAACCATCCAAAATGATTTATTGCAAacaaataatgtaaatagaACTATAGATAACATTTTAGAGGGTAGATTGGTCGAACCTTCAACTTTAGCTCAagataatagcaataataacaataataataataataacaacaatgttgttaataataataataataataataatgataacaatGATAATAGCAGTGATTACAGTAATAGTACTAATGGTACTGACAGTGGCGAAGCTATGTCTCCTTCAAAACAAACCCACTTTAAAGATCCAAACAAAAAAGATCAAAGTATGGATGGAAGTGGCAGTAGTggaagtaataataataaaaataataataataataataataataataataataataataataataataataacaataaagaTAAAAGTAATCATTCTAAATTGGATGAACCTGTagatagcaataataatattaataataataataatgataatggtgataataataatgataataataataataataataataataatcaaaatgaagataaatcttcaattttaccaattaaaCCATTGGAAAAGTTTTCAGATTCATTTAAATCGACATCACAAGAAAGATATACGAGTTTacaacaaagaaaaaaatcaatGTTGGAAGCTTCAAGAAAACAATTCTTAGAAACTATGAGTGAATTTAAAACCgattaa
- the CYP51 gene encoding cytochrome P450 family protein, translating into MIGTIAVLVIAILVIFAFKKSPSNIPPIVETIPFIGCFYQFAKNPLQLVRNSYDRLGEIFTLHLMGFKMTFVLGPEAQALFFRGTDEELSPKEAYRFVTPVFGKGVVYDSETEIMYEQLRFVKNGLVLSQLKKAVGIIQEETEKYFETKWGDSGEIDLLYEMNKLTILTASRCLMGKSINKSLGQSGQLADLYHELEEGLNPISFFFPNLPLPSFKKRDAARAKVAAIFHSIIQERRRSTDDSVDDVLYTLMNSKYKDGSVLEDEQIVGLMIGLLFAGQHTSSITLTYTIFYLLNNLEYFDETQKDINDIVQKENQGEINFDGLKRMNRLETVIREVLRLHPPLIFLMRKVMTPMEYKGKTIPAGHILAVSPQVGMRLPTVYKNPDSFEPKRFDVEDKTPFSFIAFGGGKHGCPGENFGILQIKTIWTVLSTKYNLEVGPVPPTDFTSLVAGPKGPCMVKYSKKQK; encoded by the exons atgattggaACAATTGCAGTTTTAGTAATTGCTATTTTAGTAATTTTTGCTTTCAAAAAG agtCCAAGTAATATTCCACCAATTGTTGAAACCATTCCATTCATCGGatgtttttatcaatttgCAAAGAATCCATTACAATTAGTTCGTAATAGTTATGATAGATTAGGTGAAATTTTCACACTCCATTTAATGGGATTCAAAATGACATTTGTTCTTGGACCAGAGGCACAAGCATTATTTTTCCGTGGTACCGATGAAGAACTCTCACCAAAGGAAGCTTATAGATTTGTAACACCAGTATTTGGTAAAGGTGTTGTCTATGATAGTGAAACAGAGATTATGTATGAACAACTTCGTTTCGTAAAGAATGGTTTAGTTTTATCACAATTGAAGAAAGCAGTTGGTATCATTCAAGAAGAGACTGAAAAATATTTCGAAACTAAATGGGGTGATTCAGGTGAAATCGATCTTTTATATGAAATGAATAAACTTACCATTCTCACTGCATCTCGTTGTCTTATGGGtaaatcaatcaataaaTCATTGGGTCAATCAGGTCAACTCGCTGACTTGTACCACGAATTGGAAGAAGGTCTCAATCcaatttcattctttttcCCAAATCTCCCATTACCATCATTCAAAAAGAGAGACGCTGCCCGTGCTAAAGTCGCCGCCATTTTCCACTCTATCATTCAAGAACGTAGACGTTCAACTGACGATAGTGTCGATGATGTCCTCTACACCCTCATGAACTCCAAATACAAAGATGGTTCAGTCCTCGAAGATGAACAAATCGTTGGTCTCAtgattggtttattattcGCCGGTCAACATACCTCTTCAATCACCCTTACTTACACCATTTTCTACCTCCTCAACAATTTAGAATATTTCGATGAAACTCAAAAGGATATCAATGATATCGTTCAAAAAGAGAATCAAGGCGAAATCAATTTCGATGGTCTCAAGAGAATGAATCGTTTGGAAACTGTAATTCGTGAAGTTCTTCGTCTTCATCCACCTTTAATTTTCCTCATGAGAAAAGTTATGACTCCAATGGAATACAAAGGTAAAACTATCCCAGCCGGTCACATCCTTGCTGTTTCACCACAAGTAGGTATGCGTTTACCAACTGTCTACAAGAACCCAGATAGTTTTGAACCAAAACGTTTCGATGTTGAAGATAAAACTCCATTCAGTTTCATTGCTTTCGGTGGTGGTAAACATGGTTGTCCAGGTGAAAATTTCGGTATCCTCcaaattaaaaccatttgGACTGTTCTCTCCACTAAATATAATTTAGAAGTTGGTCCAGTTCCACCAACTGATTTCACTTCTTTAGTTGCTGGTCCAAAAGGTCCATGTATGGTTAAATATTCaaagaaacaaaaataa
- the alg9 gene encoding dolichyl-phosphate-mannose alpha-1,2-mannosyltransferase: MSSKRKSQITNTNGNGSDSKKKIETEYITRNKRINDTYKSTIFVFSLFFISSILSAIYNRILDCDEYMNYWEPTHYLLYNKGLQTWEYSPTYSLRSYAYLLLHAFMGRLLNPFSNGNKIILFYLIKIGIGFFTSIAQTIFYRGVKNMFGREISRYTLIFMLFSPAFFLSGSNFLPTSFSMTTFMAAYGFWMLYQSSSTPLSALSPNESSNEAIYSVFLSATSVFMGWPFVIVLVIPIALNLMIRNGFLKVFMWALLPVIAVFIPMILIDYQYYGKWVIAIYNIIAYNFTSNHSGGSQLYGIEDWPFYFINSFVNYNIVFLFSLLTIPLLIIFRKWSGSLKNLTMVSIIYTLCPYYIWFGFMTYLPHKEERFLFVIYPFIALAGSISFYIGLNILNAIILKISGGGAGGSDIKNKKKNDDFKLKSKQQQHYNVNIYHGFVNFIKYLIIICFILLSVSRIYSTYVNYTAPFNTLTHLNNNVLLNGNISISNFSKNNNILKSNNNNNNNKSVNICIGKEWHRYPSNFFLPNDNNEIEFNLKFIESDFKGHLPKPFSTLPNGTAIIPTNMNDQNKQEFDRYIKPNECSYIIDFDSPTQNEEHYVNDTSNWKVIYSTKFLDAAASTSSLYRAFWIPKLSNQKNVYNNYYILEKI, encoded by the exons ATGTCATCAAAGAGAAAAAGTCAaattaccaataccaatggtaatggtagtgatagtaaaaaaaaaattgaaacagAATATATAACtagaaataaaagaataaatgatacatataaatcaacaatttttgtattttcattatttttcattagtTCAATTTTATCAGCAATTTATAATAGAATTTTAGATTGTGATGAATATATGAATTATTGGGAACCAactcattatttattatataataaaggTTTACAAACATGGGAATACAGTCCAACTTATTCATTAAGATCATATGCATATTTATTACTTCATGCTTTTATGGGAAGATTATTAAACCCTTTTTCAAATGGaaataaa ataatattattttatttaattaaaattggaattGGATTTTTTACATCAATTGCTCAAACTATATTCTATAGAGGTGTTAAAAATATGTTTGGTAGAGAAATTTCAAGATATACTTTAATATTTATGTTATTTTCACCAGCTTTCTTTTTATCAGGTTCAA acTTTTTACCAACAAGTTTTTCAATGACAACATTTATGGCAGCATATGGATTTTGGATGTTAtatcaatcatcatcaacaccattATCAGCATTATCACCAAATGAATCATCTAATGAAGCTATTTATTCAGTATTTTTAAGTGCAACATCAGTATTCATGGGATGGCCATTTGTAATTGTATTGGTTATACCAATTgcattgaatttaatgattagaaatggttttttaaaagttttcaTGTGGGCATTGTTACCAGTTATTGCAGTTTTTATaccaatgattttaattgattatcaatattatggAAAATGGGTAATTgcaatttataatattattgccTATAATTTCACTTCAAATCATAGTGGTGGTTCTCAATTATATGGTATTGAAGATTGGCCATTCTATTTCATAAATTCATTtgttaattataatattgtatttttattttcattattaaccATTCCA ttattaataatttttagaaaatggagtggtagtttaaaaaatttaacaatgGTTTCAATAATTTATACATTATGTCCATATTATATTTGGTTTGGATTTATGACATATTTACCACATAAAGAAGAAAGATTCCTTTTCGTAATTTATCCATTCATTGCATTGGCAGGTTCAATCTCATTTTATATtggtttaaatattttaaatgcaataattttaaaaattagtggtggtggtgctgGTGGtagtgatattaaaaataagaaaaaaaatgatgattttaaattaaaaagtaaacaacaacaacattatAATGTTAATATTTATCATGGTTTtgttaatttcattaaatatttaattatcatctgtttcattttattatcagtCTCTAGAATTTATTCAACTTATGTAAATTATACTGCTCCATTCAATACATTAactcatttaaataataatgtattattaaatggtaatatttcaatttcaaatttttcaaaaaataataatattttaaaatcaaataataataataataataataaaagtg tAAATATTTGTATTGGTAAAGAATGGCATAGATATCCatcaaatttctttttaccaaatgataataatgaaattgaatttaatctTAAATTTATAGAATCTGATTTTAAGGGTCATTTACCAAAACCATTTTCAACATTACCAAATGGAACTGCAATTATTCCAACAAATATGAATGATCAAAACAAACAAGAATTTGATAGATAT attaaACCAAATGAATGTAGTTATATTATCGATTTTGATTCACCAACACAAAATGAAGAACATTATGTTAATGATACTTCAAATTGGAAAGTAATTTATTCTACAAAGTTTTTAGATGCAGCAGCTTCGACTAGCTCGTTGTATCGTGCTTTTTGGATTCCAAAATTGTCAAACCAAAAAAATGTCTATAATAACTATTAcattttagaaaaaatataa